A stretch of Cicer arietinum cultivar CDC Frontier isolate Library 1 chromosome 5, Cicar.CDCFrontier_v2.0, whole genome shotgun sequence DNA encodes these proteins:
- the LOC101510491 gene encoding defensin-like protein 1 isoform X2 translates to MERKSLALLILLFIAFASQMVMKTAEGRVCASQSHAFKGPCVGDHNCALVCRNEGFSGGNCQGFRRRCFCTKLC, encoded by the exons ATGGAGAGGAAATCACTTGCCCTGCTCATCTTGCTCTTCATTGCCTTTGCCTCAC AAATGGTGATGAAGACTGCAGAGGGAAGAGTGTGTGCGTCACAGAGCCACGCATTCAAAGGGCCATGTGTTGGTGACCATAACTGTGCACTTGTTTGTAGGAACGAAGGTTTCTCTGGTGGCAATTGCCAAGGCTTCCGTCGTCGTTGCTTTTGTACCAAGCTTTGTTGA
- the LOC101509851 gene encoding serine/threonine-protein kinase SRK2A-like, whose product MDKYEAVKDLGSGNFGVARLMRNKVTKELVAMKYIERGHKIDENVAREIMNHRSLRHPNIIRFKEVILTPTHLAIVMEYAAGGELFERICNAGRFSEDEARYFFQQLISGVHFCHTMQICHRDLKLENTLLDGSPAPRLKICDFGYSKSSLLHSRPKSTVGTPAYIAPEVLSKREYDGKMADVWSCGVTLYVMLVGAYPFEDQDDPKNFRKTIQRIMAIQYKIPDYVHISQDCRHLISRIFVANPLRRTTIKEIKNHPWFLKNLPRELTEAAQAMYYQRENPSFHLQSVDDVMKIVGEARNPPPVSRPVRGFGWEGEEDEAAEDLEAELEVEEEEDEEDEYDKRVKEVHASGEFQIS is encoded by the exons ATGGACAAGTACGAGGCTGTTAAGGATTTAGGTTCTGGCAATTTTGGGGTTGCTAGGCTTATGAGGAACAAGGTCACCAAGGAACTCGTCGCCATGAAATACATCGAGCGTGGTCACAag ATTGATGAGAACGTGGCAAGAGAGATCATGAATCACAGGTCCCTTCGGCATCCGAATATTATTCGATTCAAGGAG GTGATTTTGACTCCCACACATTTAGCAATAGTGATGGAGTATGCAGCCGGAGGAGAACTCTTTGAGAGGATATGCAATGCTGGAAGGTTTAGTGAAGATGAG GCCAGGTATTTCTTTCAGCAGCTGATCTCAGGTGTCCATTTCTGTCATACCATG CAAATATGCCACAGAGATCTGAAGCTAGAAAATACCCTTTTAGATGGAAGTCCTGCACCCCGCTTAAAAATTTGTGACTTTGGTTATTCGAAG TCATCTTTGCTCCACTCACGACCCAAATCAACTGTTGGAACGCCGGCGTATATAGCACCAGAGGTTCTTTCTAAGCGGGAGTATGATGGAAAG ATGGCTGATGTATGGTCATGTGGGGTGACTCTGTATGTCATGCTGGTCGGAGCATATCCCTTCGAAGACCAGGATGACCCTAAAAATTTTAGGAAAACAATTCAG CGGATAATGGCCATTCAATACAAAATTCCTGATTATGTTCACATATCTCAAGATTGCAGACACCTTATCTCTCGTATTTTTGTTGCAAATCCATTGAGG AGAACTACTATTAAGGAAATCAAGAACCACCCATGGTTTTTAAAGAATCTTCCAAGGGAGCTAACAGAAGCAGCTCAAGCTATGTATTACCAGAGAGAAAATCCAAGCTTTCATCTACAAAGTGTGGACGACGTGATGAAAATTGTGGGAGAGGCAAGAAACCCACCTCCAGTATCCAGACCTGTCAGAGGCTTTGGCTGGGAAGGAGAAGAAGATGAAGCTGCAGAAGATTTGGAAGCAGAATTGGAGGTGGAGGAAGAGGAGGACGAAGAAGACGAGTACGATAAGAGGGTCAAAGAGGTTCATGCAAGTGGTGAATTCCAAATTAGTTAA
- the LOC101508571 gene encoding oxysterol-binding protein-related protein 1C-like: MQSSRTALNDDEPAGSSTNHITPVLRSLSTCNRPGRTSSSNRAVQRSASARLARQNTTREVMLNDLVGNGISGILYKWVNYGRGWRPRWFSLHDGVLSYYKIHGPDKLILNRELETRSKVIGDESLRRIATNRHCPSRHRKPVGEIHLMVCSVRENKSDERRFGICTGTKKRIHLRAESKEDRTKWMDAMKAVKDMYPRLPSTTEIMSPSLSVITSTDKLRQRLLQEGLNEVAIRECEDIIRAELFQLHTYIVALKQKQVLLVDTLRNLETEKVDLENTLVEDQRQSKDEGDPYLSTHEKYSDGSGSEYSDEHDRNDNFEDEHDAFFDTYEILSTSSMRSNGSSDYLRSNHDSECEDTSSSPTRKCDSNSPIGLNYPHINRRKKLPDPIEKETGVSLWSMIKDNIGKDLTKVCLPVYFNEPISSLQKCFEDLEYSHLLDQASKADSLMRVLYVAAFAVSGYANTSGRSCKPFNPLLGETYEADYPDKGIRFISEKVSHHPMVVACHCEGRGWKFWGDSILKSKFWGRSIQLDPIGLLTVEFDDGEVFYWSKVTTSIYNLILGKLYCDHYGTMKVEGNREYSCKIKFKEQSIIDKNPHQVHGIVVDKNGKTVATLFGKWDESLHYVIGAHSGKGKGSNASFKSHMLWKRNQIPEQQTRYNLTEFAITLNEITTGLKEKLPPTDSRLRPDQRCLENGEYEMANSEKLRLEQRQRQARNMQEKGWKPRWFAKEKDSNSYRYVGGYWETREKGNWNSCPDIFGQFSSDDNHEFNPTS, from the exons ATGCAATCCTCTCGCACCGCTCTAAACGACGACGAACCGGCCGGTTCATCAACGAACCACATCACCCCCGTCTTGCGCTCTCTCTCAACCTGCAACCGACCCGGTCGAACCTCCTCATCAAACCGCGCGGTTCAACGATCCGCCTCTGCCAGGTTGGCTCGTCAAAATACCACACGTGAGGTCATGCTTAATGACCTCGTCGGTAACGGAATCTCCGGTATATTATATAAATGGGTTAATTACGGCAGAGGGTGGCGTCCTCGTTGGTTCAGCCTCCATGACGGTGTTCTCTCTTATTACAAAATTCACGGTCCTGATAAACTCATTCTTAATCGTGAACTTGAAACAAGATCCAAAGTTATTGGTGATGAATCCCTCCGCCGTATCGCTACCAACCGTCATTGTCCTTCCCGCCACCGCAAACCTGTCGGTGAAATCCACCTCATG GTGTGTTCGGTGCGTGAGAACAAATCAGATGAGAGGAGGTTTGGTATATGCACAGGAACAAAGAAGAGGATACATTTAAGAGCAGAGAGTAAAGAGGACAGAACAAAGTGGATGGATGCAATGAAAGCAGTTAAGGATATGTATCCACGATTACCCTCCACTACTGAAATCATGTCTCCCTCACTTTCAGTGATAACTTCCACTGACAAGTTGAGGCAGAGACTTTTACAAGAAGGTCTGAATGAGGTTGCTATTCGTGAATGTGAGGATATCATCAGAGCTGAACTATTTCAATTGCACACTTACATTGTAGCTCTCAAGCAGAAACAAGTGCTACTCGTGGACACACTTCGTAATTTAGAG ACAGAGAAGGTTGACTTGGAGAACACGCTTGTTGAAGACCAGAGACAGTCTAAGGATGAAGGGGATCCTTATCTATCAACACATGAAAAGTATAGTG ATGGAAGTGGAAGTGAATATTCAGATGAGCATGATAGGAATGATAATTTTGAAGATGAGCACGATGCATTCTTTGATACATACGAAATTCTCTCAACAAGTTCAATGAGAAGTAATGGCTCATCTGATTATTTGAGATCCAACCATGATTCTGAATGTGAGGACACATCGTCCAGTCCAACAAGAAAATGTGATTCAAATTCACCAATTGGACTTAACTATCCTCAtatcaatagaagaaaaaaattgccTGATCCAATTGAGAAAGAAACTGGAGTTAGTCTATGGTCAATGATAAAAGACAACATCGGAAAAGATCTTACAAAAGTTTGTCTTCCGGTTTATTTTAATGAGCCCATCTCCTCATTACAGAAATGTTTTGAAGATTTGGAGTACTCTCACCTCTTAGATCAAGCCAGTAAAGCG GACAGTCTAATGAGGGTACTATATGTGGCTGCATTTGCAGTTTCAGGGTATGCTAATACTAGTGGTAGAAGTTGCAAACCATTTAATCCATTATTGGGTGAAACATATGAGGCAGATTATCCAGATAAAGGCATACGCTTTATCTCTGAGAAG GTCAGTCATCACCCTATGGTTGTAGCATGTCATTGTGAGGGTCGTGGGTGGAAATTTTGGGGTGATAgcattttaaaaagtaaattttggGGGCGTTCAATTCAGCTTGATCCTATTGGTTTATTGACTGTGGAATTTGATGATGGAGAAGTCTTCTATTGGAGCAAG GTAACAacatccatttacaacctaatttTAGGAAAACTCTACTGTGACCATTATGGTACAATGAAGGTAGAGGGGAATCGTGAGTATTCATGTAAGATCAAATTCAAGGAGCAAtcaatcattgataaaaatcCTCATCAG GTTCACGGCATAGTGGTTGATAAGAACGGAAAAACAGTGGCTACTCTATTTGGGAAGTGGGATGAGAGCTTGCATTATGTAATTGGAGCACATTCTGGGAAAGGAAAAGGGTCCAATGCATCATTTAAATCACATATGTTATGGAAGCGAAACCAAATACCAGAGCAACAAACTAGATATAATCTTACAGAGTTTGCTATTACACTTAATGAAATTACAACTGGTCTTAAG GAGAAGTTACCACCAACAGATTCAAGGCTAAGGCCTGATCAAAGATGTTTAGAGAATGGGGAATATGAAATGGCCAATTCTGAGAAATTACGGTTGGAACAAAGACAACGGCAG GCACGAAATATGCAAGAGAAAGGTTGGAAACCGAGGTGGTTTGCAAAGGAAAAAGACAGTAATAGTTACCGTTATGTTGGTGGATATTGGGAGACTAGAGAAAAGGGGAATTGGAATTCTTGTCCTGACATTTTTGGCCAATTCTCAAGTGATGATAATCATGAATTCAACCCAACTTCATAA
- the LOC101509528 gene encoding probable glycosyltransferase At3g07620: MRAFSKNKCFSCSTRCYSQFLALFLSLALTTLLLVSCWSLSPNLSSFLVSWSWKGHQRDSSYVGEAPSPSAFSLKDFTPYDSLEGEKLDTNFKHKGTNKYTQLERIESKLVKARYSIKEASKVRNLTSTHQDQDYVPHGPIYRNAKAFHRSYLEMEKIFKIFVYEEGEPPMFHNGLSKNIYSTEGRFINEMEKWRYYRTNDPDEAFVYFLPFSVVMMVEYLYVHGSNDRSSIGLSVQDYIHIISHKYPFWNQSLGHDHFMLSCHDWGPIASAYVDNLFNNSIRVLCNANISEGFKPSKDVSFPEMNLKTGEVTGLVGGYPPSQRTTLAFFAGHLHGHIRYLLLNTWKNKDQDVQVYDELPHEDSYNTKLRSSKFCLCPSGYEVASPRIVEAIFAECVPVLISDNYVPPFSDVLNWKSFSVQIDVKEIPNIKKILMGISQRQYLKMQGRVKQVQRHFVPNEPPERFDVFHMTIHSIWLRRLNIRIHDNQ, translated from the exons ATGAGAGCTTTTTCTaaaaacaagtgtttctcttgCTCCACTCGTTGTTATTCTCAATTTTTAGCTCTCTTCTTATCACTAGCATTAACTACACTACTTCTTGTTTCTTGTTGGAGTCTCTCTCCAAATTTATCATCATTTCTTGTTTCTTGGAGTTGGAAGGGACATCAAAGAGATTCATCATATGTGGGAGAAGCTCCATCACCAAGTGCATTTTCATTAAAAGATTTCACTCCATATGATTCTCTT GAAGGTGAAAAGCTTGACACGAACTTTAAGCATAAAGGTACAAATAAGTACACCCAATTGGAAAGAATTGAATCAAAATTGGTTAAAGCAAGGTATTCTATCAAAGAAGCTAGCAAAGTTCGAAATTTGACATCAACCCACCAAGACCAAGACTATGTTCCTCATGGCCCAATTTACAGAAACGCCAAGGCTTTTCATAG GAGTTACCTAGAGATGGAAAAGATATTCAAGATATTTGTGTATGAGGAAGGGGAGCCACCAATGTTCCACAATGGTCTAAGCAAAAATATATACTCAACAGAAGGAAGATTCATAAATGAAATGGAAAAATGGAGATACTATCGTACAAATGATCCAGATGAAGCTTTTGTGTATTTTCTACCATTCAGTGTGGTCATGATGGTAGAATATCTCTACGTGCATGGCTCCAATGATAGAAGTTCCATTGGCCTTTCTGTACAAGACTACATACATATTATATCACATAAATATCCCTTTTGGAATCAATCCTTAGGCCATGATCACTTTATGCTCTCTTGCCATGATTGG GGTCCAATTGCATCTGCATACGTGGACAACTTGTTCAACAATTCCATAAGGGTTCTTTGCAATGCAAACATATCAGAAGGATTCAAGCCATCAAAGGATGTATCATTCCCTGAAATGAATCTCAAGACAGGTGAAGTAACAGGTCTAGTAGGAGGGTATCCTCCATCTCAAAGAACCACACTTGCTTTCTTTGCAGGTCACTTGCATGGTCACATAAGATACCTTCTCCTTAACACATGGAAAAACAAAGACCAAGATGTGCAAGTCTATGATGAACTTCCTCACGAAGATTCTTACAACACAAAGCTTAGAAGCAGCAAGTTTTGCTTGTGTCCAAGTGGTTATGAAGTAGCAAGCCCTAGAATTGTGGAAGCTATATTTGCAGAATGTGTGCCGGTGTTGATTTCTGATAACTACGTTCCACCTTTTAGCGATGTTTTGAATTGGAAATCGTTTTCGGTTCAAATAGATGTGAAAGAAATTCCCAATATCAAAAAGATACTCATGGGAATTTCGCAAAGACAGTACTTGAAGATGCAGGGGAGAGTGAAACAAGTGCAAAGACATTTTGTACCTAATGAGCCGCCAGAAAGGTTTGATGTGTTCCATATGACTATCCATTCCATTTGGCTCAGAAGATTGAATATCCGCATTCATGATAATCAATGA
- the LOC101508883 gene encoding TOM1-like protein 5, whose protein sequence is MASELVNAATSEKLAETDWAKNIEICELVARDRRQARDVAKAIKKRLGSKHPNTQLYAVMLLEILMNNTGEHIHEQVIDIGIIPILVKMVKKKSDLPVRERIFLLLDATQSSLGGASGKFPQYYNAYYDLVNAGVQFPPSAQVVQPNHASSQPTRTVSVPNREEASPRHEAVVPQAESQTVPESSIIQKASNALEVLKEVLDAVDAQYPQGASDEFTLDLVEQCSFQKQRVMHLVMASRDEKIVSRAIELNEQLQKVLARHDDLVSGRASTTASEPLQKVLPRHNDIVSGRATTTATNTRFNHEESDEEEEPEQLVRRLRKGKACARPEDEDTETDISRMHLNGERFNRPLIRPLSLEPSRETHVPAPLPPPALVPPPRPKQNGELPHVAIPPPPAKHVERERFFQENKDASNLSGHMRGLSLHSRNGSRSHSGSFDFSD, encoded by the exons ATGGCATCTGAGTTAGTCAATGCTGCAACAAGCGAGAAATTGGCTGAAACTGATTGggcaaaaaatattgaaatatgtGAGTTGGTTGCACGTGATAGAAG GCAAGCTAGAGATGTTGCTAAAGCTATCAAGAAGAGACTGGGTAGCAAACACCCCAATACTCAACTTTATGCTGTCATG TTGCTGGAGATATTGATGAACAATACTGGAGAGCATATTCATGAGCAGGTGATTGATATCGGAATTATTCCTATTCTTGTGAAAATGGTGAAGAAAAAG TCTGATTTGCCTGTGAGGGAGAGGATATTTCTCCTACTAGATGCCACACAATCATCTCTTGGTGGTGCTTCTGGAAAATTTCCCCAGTATTATAATGCATATTACGATTTAGTG AATGCTGGAGTGCAGTTTCCTCCAAGTGCTCAAGTTGTCCAACCAAATCATGCTAGTTCACAACCTACTAGGACTGTTAGTGTACCAAACAGGGAGGAGGCCTCACCTAGACATGAAGCGGTGGTACCACAAGCAGAATCCCAGACTGTCCCTGAATCTAG CATCATTCAAAAGGCTAGTAATGCATTGGAAGTTTTAAAAGAAGTTCTTGATGCTGTTGATGCTCAATATCCTCAG GGAGCAAGTGATGAATTCACCCTTGACCTTGTAGAACAATGTTCGTTTCAGAAGCAAAGGGTAATGCATCTTGTGATGGCTTCTCG AGATGAGAAGATAGTTTCTCGAGCAATTGAATTAAACGAACAGCTTCAGAAAGTTCTTGCAAGACATGATGACCTTGTTTCTGGCAGAGCTTCGACAACCGCTAGTGAACCGCTTCAGAAAGTTCTTCCAAGACACAATGACATTGTATCTGGCAGAGCTACAACAACTGCTACTAATACTCGTTTTAACCATGAAGAATCAGACGAGGAAGAGGAGCCTGAACAGTTAGTACGAAG ACTACGCAAAGGAAAGGCTTGTGCAAGGCCTGAAGATGAAGACACTGAAACCGACATCTCTCGCATGCATTTGAATGGGGAGAGATTCAATCGTCCTTTGATTCGGCCACTATCCTTAGAGCCATCTCGAGAAACTCATGTTCCGGCTCCTCTTCCTCCACCAGCTTTAGTCCCGCCTCCACGGCCAAAACAGAACGGGGAGCTTCCTCATGTGGCAATTCCACCACCACCTGCAAAACACGTTGAGAGGGAGAGATTTTTTCAGGAAAACAAGGATGCTTCTAATCTGTCTGGTCACATGAGAGGTCTCTCTTTGCATAGTCGTAATGGCAGCAGGTCTCACAGTGGAAGCTTTGATTTTAGTGACTAA
- the LOC101509199 gene encoding ferrochelatase-2, chloroplastic-like produces MNFPSPPYATSSPSTSSSSSSYSLNHASPNFNRSMLVPQAICTSQKKSFCSGAQLEASVNSNTVKNHLFFPQRSEAQPLVANQSLNKHLFSVGALVTPTAQDVADTNVIGDDKIGVLLLNLGGPETLDDVQPFLFNLFADPDIIRLPRICRFLQKPLAQFVSVLRAPKSREGYASIGGGSPLRRITDEQAEELKKSLLVKNVPAEVYVGMRYWHPFTEEAIEQIKRDGVTKLVVLPLYPQFSISTSGSSLRLLESIFREDEYLVNMQHTVLPSWYQREGYIKAMSNLIEKELKSFDCPQEVMIFFSAHGVPLAYVEEAGDPYKAEMEECVDLIMEELETRKITNPFTLAYQSRVGPVEWLKPYTDETIVELGKKGVKSLLAVPISFVSEHIETLEEIDVEYKELALQSGIEKWGRVPALGCEPAFISDLADAVIESLPYVGAMAVSNLEARQSLVPLGSVESLLAAYDSQRRELPSPVIVWEWGWTKSAETWNGRAAMLAVLLLLFFEVTTPDSFFHQWGILLPSSR; encoded by the exons ATGAACTTTCCAAGTCCACCTTATGCCACGTCATCACCTTCTACTTCTTCCTCATCCTCATCCTATTCACTCAATCATGCTTCTCCTAATTTCAACCGTTCTAT GCTGGTGCCACAGGCAATTTGTACCTCTCAAAAAAAGTCCTTCTGCTCTGGAGCCCAATTGGAGGCTTCTGTTAACTCTAATACAGtgaaaaatcacttatttttcCCGCAGCGATCTGAAGCGCAACCATTGGTTGCTAACCAATCACTTAACAAACACTTGTTCTCTGTAGGAGCTTTAGTAACTCCAACAGCACAAGATGTTGCTGATACAAATGTTATTGGTGATGATAAGATTGGAGTGTTATTGCTAAACCTTGGAGGTCCAGAGACTCTAGATGATGTGCAGCCTTTTTTATTTAACCTTTTTGCTGACCCG GATATTATACGATTGCCACGTATATGTAGATTTCTTCAAAAGCCATTGGCCCAATTTGTATCTGTTCTAAGGGCCCCAAAGAGCAGAGAAGGCTATGCTTCAATTGGCGGTGGTTCTCCTCTTAGACGTATAACTGATGAACAG GCTGAAGAGTTGAAGAAATCTCTTTTGGTAAAGAATGTCCCAGCTGAAGTGTATGTTGGCATGCGTTACTGGCATCCATTCACCGAGGAAGCTATTGAACAG ATTAAAAGGGATGGAGTTACAAAGCTGGTTGTTCTCCCACTCTATCCACAATTTTCAATATCAACCAGTGGTTCGAGCCTACGTCTACTGGAGAGTATATTCCG AGAGGATGAGTATCTAGTCAACATGCAGCACACAGTTTTACCTTCATGGTATCAACGTGAAGGATACATCAAGGCCATGTCAAACTTAATTGAAAAAGAGCTGAAGAGTTTTGACTGCCCTCAGGAG GTCATGATATTCTTTAGTGCACATGGGGTACCTCTTGCTTATGTGGAAGAGGCTGGTGATCCATACAAGGCAGAGATGGAGGAATGTGTGGACTTGATCATGGAAGAACTTGAGACAAGAAAGATAACTAATCCCTTCACCCTTGCCTATCAG AGTAGAGTTGGACCAGTGGAATGGTTAAAGCCCTATACAGATGAGACAATAGTTGAACTTGGAAAAAAGGGAGTGAAAAGTCTTCTGGCTGTTCCAATTAG CTTTGTCAGTGAACATATTGAAACTCTAGAAGAAATTGATGTTGAATACAAAGAGTTGGCTCTACAATCTGGTATAGAAAAGTGGGGCCGCGTTCCTGCTCTAGGATGTGAACCCGCCTTTATTTCTGATTTGGCAGATGCTGTTATTGAAAGTCTCCCGTATGTTGGTGCTATGGCAGTTTCAAACCTTGAAGCTCGACAG TCTTTGGTTCCCCTTGGAAGCGTAGAATCGTTATTGGCAGCTTATGACTCGCAACGTCGGGAGTTGCCATCACCAGTGATAGTGTGGGAATGGGGTTGGACAAAAAGTGCTGAAACTTGGAATGGAAGAGCAGCTATGTTGGCTGTGTtgcttcttttgttttttgaagTCACTACTCCTGATAGTTTTTTTCACCAGTGGGGAATATTATTGCCCTCATCTAGGTGA
- the LOC113786704 gene encoding uncharacterized protein translates to MSTDDRILDSSIGLRNTRAKMEKRITLLQTVATAGVFSAISVVEIQLLLLLLILEGGLQNRFLHPDIVADYNYIFLWDEDLLVDNFNPKRYLSIVKEEGLEISQPALDRDKSEIHHPLTAHIAGSKVHRRYYKLKGSGRCDDSSTAPPCLGWVEMMAPVFSKKSWQCVWHMIQAMPSPTTGSFMML, encoded by the exons ATGTCCACTGACGATAGGATCTTAGATTCATCGATCGGTTTGCGTAATACGAGAGCGAAAATGGAGAAGAGGATCACCCTACTTCAGACCGTTGCCACCGCCGGTGTTTTCTCCGCC ATCTCCGTCGTGGAAATCCAActtctcctcctcctcctcattCTTGAAG GTGGTTTGCAAAACAGGTTTTTGCATCCAGATATAGTTGCTGACtacaattatatatttctttggGATGAGGACCTTCTTGTCGACAATTTTAACCCGAAAAG GTATTTATCTATTGTTAAAGAAGAAGGACTAGAGATATCACAGCCTGCACTGGATCGTGATAAATCAGAAATTCATCATCCACTGACAGCACATATAGCAGGATCAAAAGTGCACAG AAGGTATTATAAGTTAAAAGGTAGTGGAAGGtgtgatgacagtagcactgcTCCTCCTTGCTTAGG GTGGGTGGAAATGATGGCACCAGTGTTTTCTAAAAAATCTTGGCAATGTGTGTGGCATATGATCCAG GCCATGCCATCTCCCACGACTGGGAGTTTCATGATGCTCTGA
- the LOC101510491 gene encoding defensin-like protein 1 isoform X1 produces the protein MERKSLALLILLFIAFASPEMVMKTAEGRVCASQSHAFKGPCVGDHNCALVCRNEGFSGGNCQGFRRRCFCTKLC, from the exons ATGGAGAGGAAATCACTTGCCCTGCTCATCTTGCTCTTCATTGCCTTTGCCTCAC CAGAAATGGTGATGAAGACTGCAGAGGGAAGAGTGTGTGCGTCACAGAGCCACGCATTCAAAGGGCCATGTGTTGGTGACCATAACTGTGCACTTGTTTGTAGGAACGAAGGTTTCTCTGGTGGCAATTGCCAAGGCTTCCGTCGTCGTTGCTTTTGTACCAAGCTTTGTTGA